From one Vicinamibacterales bacterium genomic stretch:
- the xrtW gene encoding exosortase W produces MTSVVVTQNPWRPLPLRVAAGLLATAVAFSAAYGGAIRILVSRWYTDDFYSYGFLIPFISVYIVWMERKRVVASVGAPDYLLGLPMLALSLSALLVGQAGSFAVLQPLSIVPALGGLIALSAGRRALRTVLLPLLYLTLAVPVWDIFTDRLHEPFQQISARIGLALMGAMGVPAYLNDKVLQLPNITLEVARACSGVNYLISVVAIAIPYSYLSLSRMTRRVAVISFAVVVAILSNGARVAFIGALQYYQLSGPEDLHGPYHTLQGMFVAVAGYVALFVGARLMREPDAPAPDVGVTRLPAVAAAAPRWTPVVLGIGLLSVAAILVPYADPRPVALADARWWPEAIGEWRLGEADLNAAPIRAARPDVEFCREYRAPGRRILVYIAYFAVQQERRKIMGFGGIALPDSARRVVLQTADGGGVHASGYEETSPTGGQRYVIGWYDLGGTVVGDVYRAKLVTLWNSVFHRRSNGAVVALTLDGPLVPPPDKARALLQSFASQLLPAARDFVGAGARPR; encoded by the coding sequence ATGACCTCCGTTGTCGTGACCCAGAACCCCTGGCGGCCTTTGCCCCTGCGCGTCGCGGCGGGCCTCCTCGCGACAGCCGTCGCGTTCTCTGCAGCCTATGGTGGCGCGATTCGGATTCTCGTGAGTAGATGGTACACGGACGACTTCTATTCGTACGGGTTCCTGATTCCGTTCATCTCCGTGTATATCGTCTGGATGGAGCGAAAACGCGTCGTGGCGTCCGTGGGTGCGCCGGATTACCTGCTCGGCCTGCCGATGCTGGCCCTGAGCCTCTCAGCTCTGCTCGTCGGCCAGGCTGGCAGCTTCGCCGTCCTGCAGCCGCTGTCGATCGTCCCTGCGCTCGGCGGCCTCATCGCGCTCTCTGCCGGGCGAAGGGCGCTTCGGACGGTTCTGCTCCCGCTGCTCTACCTGACGCTCGCGGTGCCAGTGTGGGACATCTTCACAGACCGTCTCCACGAGCCCTTCCAGCAAATCTCGGCGCGAATCGGCCTGGCGTTGATGGGCGCGATGGGCGTCCCCGCCTACCTCAACGATAAGGTACTGCAATTGCCGAACATCACCCTCGAGGTAGCCAGAGCCTGCAGCGGCGTCAACTATCTCATATCCGTTGTGGCAATCGCGATTCCTTACTCGTACCTCTCGCTGTCTCGCATGACCCGCCGTGTCGCCGTCATCTCCTTCGCTGTCGTCGTGGCGATCCTGAGCAACGGCGCGCGCGTCGCGTTCATCGGCGCACTCCAGTACTACCAGCTCTCCGGCCCGGAGGACCTGCATGGCCCCTATCACACCCTACAGGGCATGTTCGTGGCCGTGGCCGGGTACGTCGCTCTCTTCGTGGGTGCCAGACTCATGCGTGAGCCGGATGCTCCCGCACCGGATGTAGGGGTGACGAGGTTGCCCGCCGTGGCCGCGGCAGCACCTCGCTGGACACCCGTTGTCCTCGGCATCGGCCTGCTCTCAGTTGCCGCGATCCTCGTGCCCTACGCCGATCCCCGGCCCGTGGCGCTGGCTGACGCCCGTTGGTGGCCGGAGGCGATCGGCGAGTGGCGGTTGGGCGAGGCAGATCTGAACGCCGCTCCGATTCGCGCGGCCAGGCCCGACGTCGAGTTTTGCCGAGAGTACCGCGCGCCCGGGCGGCGTATCCTGGTGTACATTGCGTACTTCGCCGTCCAGCAGGAGCGTCGCAAGATCATGGGATTCGGTGGGATCGCGCTGCCGGATTCTGCCCGCCGGGTCGTGCTGCAGACCGCCGATGGTGGCGGCGTGCACGCCAGCGGCTATGAAGAGACCTCCCCAACGGGCGGCCAACGGTACGTTATCGGGTGGTACGACCTGGGCGGAACCGTCGTGGGGGACGTGTACCGAGCGAAGCTCGTCACGCTGTGGAACTCGGTGTTCCATCGCCGCTCGAACGGCGCGGTCGTCGCCCTGACGCTCGACGGCCCGCTGGTTCCTCCCCCCGACAAGGCCCGCGCGCTCCTGCAATCGTTCGCGTCGCAGTTGCTGCCTGCGGCGCGCGACTTCGTTGGAGCCGGAGCCAGACCGCGATGA
- a CDS encoding glycosyltransferase family 2 protein produces the protein MTFLFWSSVGFVFYAYFGYPALLFVLARSLGRPVRRAPMTPSVSFIVAARNEVSRIRAKIENTLGLDYPTELLEIIIASDASDDGTNEIVREYEPRGVRTVVSLERKGKEFAQFQAIRSARGEILVFSDAATQLEPEGVRRIVQNFADPGVGCASSVDRVIDADGLPSGEGAYVRYEMFLRSLESRIGSVVGLSGSFFAARREVCDPWPVDLPSDFNTLLNTIKRGLRGVSDATAVGIYRDLSSPAAEYQRKVRTVTRGLRSLQRNLQLLNPLHHGLAAWQVLSHKLCRWLVPFALIGALVSSVILAPGSSLFAAFAAAQIFCYAASAYVISTSARVTGLWKVLPFFVLVNLSILGAWIDLLRGRRAVTWQPSRRN, from the coding sequence ATGACATTCCTGTTTTGGTCCAGCGTGGGCTTCGTGTTCTACGCGTACTTTGGATACCCAGCACTGCTCTTCGTGCTGGCCCGCTCGCTCGGGCGCCCTGTCCGGCGGGCACCGATGACGCCGTCGGTTTCGTTCATCGTCGCCGCCCGCAACGAGGTATCGCGCATCCGCGCGAAGATCGAGAACACGCTGGGTCTCGACTATCCGACCGAACTCCTCGAGATCATCATTGCCTCCGACGCCTCCGACGATGGCACGAACGAGATCGTGCGGGAGTACGAGCCGCGCGGCGTGAGGACGGTCGTGTCACTCGAACGCAAGGGGAAGGAATTCGCACAGTTCCAGGCAATACGTTCAGCGAGAGGCGAGATCCTCGTGTTCTCCGATGCGGCCACGCAGTTGGAACCGGAGGGCGTCCGACGGATCGTCCAGAACTTCGCCGATCCTGGCGTCGGCTGCGCGAGCAGCGTGGATCGTGTGATCGACGCTGATGGGCTCCCGTCCGGTGAGGGTGCGTATGTGCGCTACGAGATGTTCCTGCGAAGCCTCGAATCGCGAATCGGGTCGGTTGTAGGCTTGAGCGGCTCCTTCTTCGCCGCCCGGCGGGAGGTGTGTGACCCCTGGCCGGTCGACCTGCCCAGCGACTTCAACACGCTGCTCAACACGATTAAGCGGGGCCTGCGGGGCGTGTCGGACGCCACGGCCGTGGGGATCTATCGCGACCTCTCGAGCCCGGCCGCTGAGTACCAGCGCAAAGTGCGGACGGTGACGCGGGGCCTGAGGAGTCTCCAGCGTAATCTGCAACTGCTGAACCCCCTACACCACGGCCTCGCGGCGTGGCAGGTTTTGAGCCACAAGTTGTGTAGGTGGCTGGTGCCGTTCGCGCTCATCGGCGCACTGGTGAGCAGTGTCATTCTCGCGCCGGGCTCGAGTCTCTTCGCGGCGTTCGCGGCGGCACAGATCTTCTGCTACGCCGCATCCGCATACGTGATCTCGACGAGCGCACGGGTGACCGGGCTCTGGAAGGTGCTTCCGTTTTTCGTCCTGGTGAACCTGTCGATCCTTGGTGCCTGGATCGACTTGTTGCGGGGCAGGCGAGCGGTAACATGGCAACCCTCGCGAAGGAACTAG
- a CDS encoding DegT/DnrJ/EryC1/StrS family aminotransferase — protein MTLRWLPPVAAPVTLTDIGRGIAGLVRPQRALAATVAELRATLGVEHAWLVSSGRAALTLILQALASRSDRTRVVIPAYTCYSVPAAIVRAGLDVVPCDIDATTLDFAFQDLEARLKEGPVLCVVATHLFGVPADVERTRRLCESHCVVVVEDAAQAFGFKCSERWFGTLGDVSFFSFGRGKTLSTGGGGAIVCDRPDIADAIERKYSQLRPQSALKGLRLLAEVAVTSLLLHPSVYGLPARLPCLGLGETTYSTAFPIGRLGGGQAGLLRRWPDRIARMNKARARAVSALVPLVSCPRVAVQVCLRLPVVCRSREERDGLCRKGVGAELGISPMYPGAVSQIPELRDSLGRTRYPVAESVAERLLTLPVHPLVSDADLQSMARLLSRPDVLRY, from the coding sequence GTGACACTCCGCTGGCTTCCCCCGGTCGCGGCGCCCGTCACCCTCACGGACATCGGCCGTGGAATTGCAGGACTGGTCCGGCCGCAGCGGGCACTGGCGGCGACGGTCGCTGAGCTGCGCGCCACCCTGGGCGTCGAGCACGCCTGGCTCGTCTCGAGCGGCCGCGCCGCGTTGACGCTCATCCTCCAAGCGCTGGCCTCCAGGTCCGACCGCACCCGTGTGGTCATTCCGGCGTACACGTGCTACTCGGTGCCCGCGGCCATCGTCAGGGCCGGCCTGGACGTGGTCCCGTGCGACATCGACGCCACCACGTTGGACTTCGCGTTTCAGGATCTGGAGGCGAGACTGAAGGAGGGGCCGGTCCTGTGCGTCGTGGCCACGCACCTCTTCGGAGTGCCCGCCGATGTGGAGCGAACCCGGCGACTCTGCGAAAGCCACTGCGTCGTCGTCGTCGAAGACGCGGCGCAGGCCTTTGGCTTCAAGTGCAGCGAACGTTGGTTCGGCACGCTCGGCGACGTCAGCTTCTTCAGCTTCGGACGCGGCAAGACGCTGAGCACGGGTGGAGGCGGCGCGATCGTCTGCGATCGGCCAGACATCGCCGATGCCATCGAGAGGAAGTACTCCCAGTTACGCCCGCAGTCTGCGCTGAAGGGGCTCCGGCTATTGGCCGAAGTCGCGGTGACCTCACTGCTGCTACACCCGTCCGTGTACGGTCTCCCCGCCCGCCTGCCGTGTCTCGGCCTCGGTGAAACCACGTATTCGACGGCCTTTCCAATTGGCCGTCTGGGAGGCGGCCAGGCGGGCCTTCTCCGGCGGTGGCCGGATCGCATCGCCAGGATGAACAAAGCGCGTGCGCGGGCGGTGTCGGCGCTGGTGCCCCTGGTCTCCTGCCCGCGCGTGGCGGTTCAGGTGTGCCTGCGGCTTCCGGTCGTGTGCAGATCACGGGAGGAGCGGGACGGGTTGTGCCGAAAAGGAGTAGGGGCGGAACTCGGGATCAGCCCGATGTACCCGGGCGCCGTCAGCCAGATCCCCGAACTGAGGGACTCTCTGGGGCGAACGCGCTATCCGGTCGCCGAGTCCGTCGCAGAGCGGCTGCTCACGCTGCCCGTGCATCCACTCGTTTCTGATGCGGATCTGCAATCGATGGCGCGCCTTCTGTCGAGGCCAGACGTGTTGAGATACTGA
- a CDS encoding AMP-binding protein, with the protein MASSPDRFTAAIPQLHDYLVDSAQRVPDKVALVCQRGRLTYGELEAESNQLANAFVRRGVRRGDRVLILADNTAETVVAFWAALKANAVACPVSPLMKAPKLAGLIEDCTPVALIGAAIHVPLLTAAAEHHPLPATVVLAGPEGAARLAEAGPEVLAWNDATALEGAGTAPSRSNIDVDLASIIYTSGSTGAPKGIMLTHRNMLTAATSITAYLENSEDDVILSALPLSFDYGLYQVIMAFRVGARVVLERSFAYPTQVLRDLASEGATGFPGVPTMFATLAGMTGLEQYDFSSVRYVTNTAAAIAAKHVSFIRRTFSSARFYSMYGLTECKRCTYLPPEDLDSKPDSVGIAIPNTELWIVDDDGNRVGPNAVGQLVIRGATVMKGYWNKPEATAHRLRPGPLSGEQVLFTGDLCRTDEDGHVYFVARMDQIIKSRGEKVAPREVEAALLDIPGILEAAVVGIPDTILGVAVKAFVVLEAESRLTPADIRVQCQARLEPHMVPAQVVIVPELPRTTSMKVDKKALL; encoded by the coding sequence ATGGCTTCCTCCCCTGACCGTTTCACCGCCGCCATCCCCCAACTCCACGACTACCTCGTGGACTCGGCGCAGCGCGTGCCCGACAAGGTGGCGCTCGTGTGCCAACGGGGACGGCTGACGTACGGGGAGTTGGAGGCTGAATCCAATCAGCTCGCGAATGCGTTCGTCAGACGGGGCGTACGCCGCGGCGACCGTGTTCTCATCCTGGCTGACAATACCGCAGAAACCGTCGTTGCCTTCTGGGCGGCACTGAAGGCGAATGCGGTCGCCTGCCCGGTCAGCCCGTTGATGAAGGCGCCGAAGCTTGCAGGGCTCATCGAAGACTGCACACCTGTCGCACTCATCGGGGCGGCCATCCACGTCCCACTCCTCACGGCTGCTGCGGAACACCACCCGCTACCGGCCACGGTCGTCCTCGCAGGTCCTGAAGGTGCGGCTCGTCTCGCAGAGGCCGGTCCCGAGGTGCTGGCGTGGAACGACGCGACTGCGCTGGAGGGGGCAGGTACAGCGCCCTCGCGTTCAAACATCGACGTCGACCTGGCAAGCATCATCTACACGTCCGGCAGCACCGGTGCGCCGAAAGGCATCATGCTCACGCACCGGAACATGCTGACTGCCGCGACGTCAATCACGGCCTACCTCGAGAACAGCGAAGACGACGTCATCCTCTCCGCGCTGCCGCTCTCCTTCGACTACGGGCTGTATCAGGTCATCATGGCCTTCCGAGTCGGAGCCCGCGTCGTCCTCGAACGGTCGTTTGCCTACCCTACGCAGGTGCTCAGGGATCTGGCTTCCGAGGGCGCCACTGGGTTCCCCGGGGTTCCCACGATGTTTGCGACGCTTGCCGGAATGACTGGCCTGGAGCAGTACGATTTCTCGAGCGTGCGCTACGTCACAAACACCGCTGCGGCAATCGCGGCCAAGCACGTTTCGTTCATTCGTCGGACTTTCTCGTCTGCGCGCTTCTACTCGATGTACGGCCTGACCGAGTGCAAGCGCTGCACGTACTTGCCGCCAGAGGACCTCGACAGCAAACCCGACAGCGTAGGGATCGCGATCCCCAACACCGAACTGTGGATCGTGGACGACGATGGAAACCGCGTTGGACCAAACGCCGTTGGCCAGTTGGTGATCAGGGGCGCGACCGTCATGAAGGGCTACTGGAACAAGCCGGAGGCAACAGCCCACCGTCTTCGCCCAGGGCCTCTGTCCGGCGAACAAGTACTCTTCACGGGCGACCTGTGCCGGACGGACGAGGACGGCCACGTGTATTTCGTCGCCCGCATGGACCAGATCATCAAGAGCAGGGGCGAGAAGGTGGCGCCCCGGGAAGTCGAGGCGGCGCTGCTGGACATTCCCGGCATCCTGGAGGCCGCCGTCGTGGGGATTCCGGATACAATTCTCGGCGTGGCAGTGAAGGCATTCGTGGTGCTGGAGGCCGAGAGCCGCCTCACGCCAGCCGACATCCGCGTTCAGTGCCAGGCGCGCCTCGAGCCGCACATGGTGCCGGCGCAGGTGGTGATCGTGCCGGAGTTGCCGCGGACGACCTCGATGAAGGTGGACAAGAAGGCACTGCTATGA
- a CDS encoding FemAB family XrtA/PEP-CTERM system-associated protein codes for MIREWRAGDEAAWDDFVARQAGARSCHLLAWKRVVEHAFGREACYLLSEDAGGQIDGVLPVVRLRSWLFGDYLVSVPYLNYGGPCSGNSGVARQLIDAAARTAARLGVQHLEVRTETPTDLGLKVRSTKVSMRLPLPESADALSKRFPAKLRSQIRRSELELPIVTIGRDAAHVSAFYEVFAENMRDLGTPVYAKRFFETILRELPGSSWICSVHLGRQPVAAGFLVGFQDMLEIPWASSLRRFNRFSPNMLLYWNVLKFACERGYKVFDFGRSSPDSGTFRFKAQWGAEPVPLYWHYWTPEGRPLPDLSPKNPRMRLAIRAWQHLPVAVTKIIGPPIVKGLP; via the coding sequence ATGATCCGCGAATGGAGAGCCGGCGACGAAGCGGCTTGGGACGACTTCGTCGCCAGGCAGGCCGGGGCGCGATCGTGCCACCTTCTAGCCTGGAAACGCGTGGTTGAACACGCGTTTGGCCGAGAGGCCTGCTACCTCTTGTCCGAAGACGCCGGTGGGCAGATCGATGGTGTCTTACCGGTCGTTCGCCTTCGGAGCTGGCTGTTCGGAGACTACCTTGTCTCGGTACCGTACCTGAATTACGGTGGGCCGTGCAGTGGCAACTCAGGTGTCGCACGTCAGCTGATCGACGCGGCTGCCCGGACGGCAGCCCGGCTGGGAGTCCAACACCTCGAGGTGCGGACCGAAACGCCCACCGACCTGGGACTCAAGGTGCGGAGCACCAAGGTATCGATGCGGTTGCCGCTGCCGGAGTCGGCCGATGCGCTGTCGAAGCGGTTCCCGGCCAAGTTGCGCAGCCAGATCAGGCGGTCGGAGCTGGAATTGCCCATTGTCACGATTGGACGCGATGCGGCGCACGTGTCGGCCTTCTACGAGGTGTTCGCCGAGAACATGCGCGACCTCGGCACGCCGGTGTACGCGAAGCGGTTCTTCGAGACGATCCTCCGCGAGTTGCCCGGCTCCTCTTGGATCTGCAGCGTCCATCTCGGCCGGCAACCGGTGGCCGCCGGGTTCCTGGTGGGCTTTCAGGACATGCTCGAGATTCCCTGGGCGTCGTCGCTTCGACGGTTCAACCGATTCAGCCCGAACATGCTCCTCTACTGGAACGTCCTGAAGTTCGCGTGCGAGCGCGGCTACAAGGTCTTCGACTTCGGACGGTCGAGCCCTGACAGCGGCACCTTCAGGTTCAAGGCGCAGTGGGGGGCCGAGCCGGTGCCGCTCTATTGGCACTACTGGACTCCGGAGGGGCGTCCACTGCCAGACCTCTCGCCGAAAAACCCAAGGATGCGGCTGGCGATCCGGGCCTGGCAGCATCTCCCGGTGGCCGTGACGAAGATCATCGGTCCGCCCATCGTGAAGGGTCTGCCGTGA
- a CDS encoding serine acetyltransferase, which yields MFDRLRADFAHYCVIDAGDPLPGFLKRLRVVADAPSLQAIAVFRFGSYLHERRLSLPRIVSKPLGLLHFVLDKITVIMWGITIDARAEIAGGLYLGHQGGIVIGPIVMGRDCCVAHNVTIGVRTDGVGSGRPKIGDRVWIGTGAVVFGGIRIGEGVTIGPLTLVGRNLPSRTLAIGNPVQILSRGYDNSAQIFGKSRQAVENQK from the coding sequence ATGTTCGATCGACTCCGCGCTGACTTCGCCCACTACTGCGTGATCGACGCCGGCGATCCGTTGCCAGGGTTCCTCAAGCGACTGCGGGTCGTGGCCGACGCTCCGTCCCTCCAGGCCATCGCGGTCTTCCGCTTCGGCTCCTATCTCCACGAGCGCCGTCTGAGCCTGCCAAGGATTGTCAGCAAGCCGCTCGGCCTGCTCCATTTCGTCCTCGACAAGATCACCGTGATTATGTGGGGAATCACGATAGACGCCCGCGCGGAGATCGCCGGCGGCCTGTACCTCGGCCATCAGGGAGGGATCGTCATCGGACCGATCGTCATGGGCCGAGACTGCTGCGTGGCTCACAACGTGACGATTGGGGTTCGAACAGATGGCGTCGGCTCCGGAAGGCCGAAGATCGGCGACCGCGTCTGGATCGGCACCGGAGCGGTGGTATTTGGCGGCATCAGGATCGGTGAGGGAGTGACAATCGGCCCTCTCACCCTCGTAGGCCGCAACCTGCCCTCGCGGACGCTGGCCATCGGAAACCCCGTGCAGATCCTGTCGCGAGGCTACGACAATAGCGCGCAGATCTTCGGGAAGTCCCGTCAGGCGGTGGAGAACCAGAAATGA
- a CDS encoding acyl carrier protein, protein MRTGSADPSPDQDRDAAIRQRLREFLLSTFYVPEVDHLFDDTSLLEAGIVDSTGILEILAFLRTDFGVNVEDSEVTPDNFETIGRQVRFVARKLAASSAQLG, encoded by the coding sequence ATGAGAACTGGCTCGGCTGACCCCAGCCCGGATCAGGACCGCGACGCGGCGATTCGGCAACGCCTTCGGGAGTTCCTGCTGTCGACGTTCTACGTCCCAGAGGTGGACCATCTGTTCGACGACACGTCGCTCCTGGAGGCCGGCATCGTCGATTCGACTGGGATTCTGGAGATCCTGGCGTTCCTCCGTACCGATTTCGGCGTGAACGTCGAGGATTCGGAGGTGACCCCGGACAACTTCGAGACCATAGGCCGCCAGGTTCGGTTTGTCGCTCGCAAGCTCGCCGCCTCGTCTGCCCAGCTGGGCTGA
- a CDS encoding glycosyltransferase family 4 protein, whose amino-acid sequence MISGDIWAGAEAQVYQTLRALTALETVQLSCVLFNDGLLAENLLAVGIPPVLLDEQQVGAVELIAGLRKVVARCQPNIVHVHAVKEHVTSVLACRHGRGAPAIVRTVHGSRSVPMGLGFGKRLRSSIVVQIDNFSIRHLSDGLVAVSADLASQLARMNPRGVVRQIHNGVDVDGTSTSPRDAGRRRRSGAEGKFWIGTAARLAEPKNLPMLIRAAARLKASRAPFVISVFGEGPLRQRLVELIGACDVADVVRLEGFEPDIGSILRSLDAFVLSSFHEGMPMALLEAMSASVPVVCTAVGGIPEVVTGGENGLLVPSDDDRALAQALMELMANQEMARRLGTRARASISSGFSVEARTRELIALYSDLKPMAGGRE is encoded by the coding sequence GTGATCTCCGGAGACATCTGGGCTGGCGCCGAGGCGCAGGTCTACCAGACCCTCCGCGCCCTGACAGCCCTGGAGACCGTTCAACTCTCATGTGTGCTCTTCAACGATGGATTGCTTGCCGAAAACCTGCTCGCGGTAGGTATCCCGCCCGTACTGCTCGACGAGCAACAGGTAGGAGCGGTCGAACTGATTGCCGGACTCCGGAAGGTCGTTGCGCGGTGCCAGCCGAACATCGTCCATGTCCATGCCGTGAAGGAGCACGTGACGAGCGTGCTGGCGTGTAGACACGGAAGGGGCGCCCCCGCGATCGTCCGGACGGTGCACGGGTCCCGCTCCGTGCCGATGGGGCTTGGGTTCGGGAAGCGGCTGCGATCATCCATAGTCGTACAGATCGACAATTTCTCCATTCGCCACCTCAGCGACGGTCTGGTGGCTGTGTCCGCGGACTTGGCGAGCCAACTGGCGCGAATGAACCCCAGGGGTGTGGTTCGGCAGATTCACAATGGGGTGGACGTCGATGGGACGAGTACTTCGCCTCGAGACGCCGGGCGACGCCGAAGGTCCGGCGCCGAAGGGAAGTTCTGGATTGGTACGGCGGCCAGATTGGCTGAGCCGAAGAACCTGCCGATGCTAATCAGGGCAGCGGCTCGTCTCAAGGCCTCCCGTGCACCGTTCGTGATTTCGGTATTCGGCGAGGGGCCGCTCAGGCAGCGTCTGGTCGAGCTGATCGGGGCATGCGACGTCGCAGATGTCGTCCGATTGGAAGGGTTCGAGCCCGACATCGGGTCGATCCTCCGTTCACTCGACGCGTTTGTCCTCTCGTCCTTTCATGAGGGAATGCCGATGGCGTTGCTCGAAGCGATGAGCGCATCCGTGCCCGTAGTGTGCACGGCCGTGGGAGGCATCCCCGAGGTCGTGACGGGCGGCGAGAATGGTCTGCTCGTGCCTTCTGATGACGATCGAGCCCTTGCTCAAGCCTTGATGGAGCTGATGGCCAATCAGGAGATGGCACGACGGCTAGGGACCCGCGCACGGGCCAGCATCTCGAGCGGGTTCTCGGTCGAGGCGCGCACTCGGGAACTGATAGCGCTCTACTCGGACCTGAAGCCGATGGCGGGTGGGAGGGAGTAA
- a CDS encoding glycosyltransferase: MQKRLFIAWETQRRSGELARQLRCEFHVLDERAWQRYPRSIWATLNLLRQSNPDVLIVQNPSMVLAAVACVVKVLTGLPVVVDRHTTFLLDRRYPNTPAMLVFRLLHKFTIRLADITIVTNEFLAGLVRDAGGRPVVLPDRLPEFQHPGSMTLDGTRNVLLIASHGIDEPIEEAVNAMRSLTQAGVRLYITGKSSSVRAALRRTAPPNVVFTGFLSEEDFIGMLHSVDAVVVLTTAEACMLCGCYEAVAAGAPLVTSNKKALRDYFTEAIFVDNTPEGIAAGIGEALANGSHYRERIGLLRDRLTREWSGQYSHLECAVSGLRRS; encoded by the coding sequence GTGCAGAAGCGGTTGTTCATCGCCTGGGAGACACAGCGACGCTCTGGCGAGTTGGCGCGGCAGCTCCGCTGCGAGTTCCATGTCCTGGACGAGCGAGCGTGGCAGAGATACCCCAGATCCATCTGGGCGACGCTCAACCTCCTGAGACAGAGCAACCCGGACGTCCTGATCGTCCAGAATCCGTCCATGGTGCTGGCGGCCGTCGCTTGTGTCGTCAAGGTGCTCACGGGGCTTCCTGTCGTCGTTGATCGCCACACAACGTTTCTTCTGGATCGAAGATACCCGAACACACCGGCCATGCTGGTCTTTCGGTTGCTTCACAAGTTCACGATTCGGCTTGCGGACATCACGATAGTCACGAACGAATTCCTGGCGGGTCTGGTACGCGACGCGGGCGGGCGGCCTGTCGTATTGCCCGACAGGCTGCCGGAATTCCAACATCCGGGGTCAATGACGCTGGATGGGACTCGAAACGTCCTTCTGATCGCTTCGCATGGCATCGACGAGCCCATCGAGGAGGCGGTCAATGCGATGAGGAGTCTCACCCAAGCAGGGGTACGCCTGTACATCACCGGGAAGTCCTCCTCCGTGCGTGCCGCGCTGAGACGCACGGCACCTCCGAACGTCGTTTTCACCGGGTTTCTCAGCGAGGAAGATTTCATCGGGATGCTCCACTCGGTCGACGCGGTCGTGGTGTTGACGACCGCCGAGGCGTGCATGTTGTGCGGTTGCTACGAGGCGGTCGCGGCCGGAGCGCCACTGGTAACGTCCAACAAGAAGGCTCTCCGCGACTATTTCACTGAGGCCATCTTCGTGGACAATACTCCGGAGGGAATCGCCGCCGGTATAGGCGAAGCCCTGGCGAACGGCTCGCACTACCGGGAGCGGATAGGGCTCCTCAGGGACCGCTTGACGCGGGAGTGGAGCGGGCAGTATTCCCACCTCGAGTGCGCGGTGTCGGGATTGCGACGCAGTTAG